A region of uncultured Draconibacterium sp. DNA encodes the following proteins:
- a CDS encoding peroxiredoxin produces the protein MKRFVIAALLLNLSFAGFTQELKVGDKAPAFTTVADDGSTWNVNDYLGDKFIVVYFYPAAMTGGCTKQACAYRDMKTQIDAANAVVVGISGDNVEGLQLFKKANDLNFPLLSDESGEIAKKFGVPVRDGGTITREIDGHSFDLVRGATASRWTFIIDKKGTIVYKNTDVDASKDSAEILDFLKNNS, from the coding sequence ATGAAACGATTTGTAATTGCAGCACTTTTACTAAACCTGTCCTTTGCCGGTTTTACGCAGGAATTAAAAGTTGGCGACAAAGCACCGGCGTTTACGACTGTGGCCGACGATGGCTCAACATGGAATGTAAACGATTATTTGGGCGACAAATTTATTGTGGTTTATTTTTACCCGGCAGCAATGACCGGCGGCTGTACAAAACAAGCCTGTGCCTACCGCGACATGAAAACACAGATTGACGCGGCCAATGCGGTTGTGGTTGGAATTAGCGGCGATAATGTTGAAGGTCTTCAGCTTTTTAAAAAGGCCAACGATCTGAATTTCCCGTTACTATCAGATGAAAGTGGTGAAATTGCCAAAAAATTCGGAGTTCCTGTGCGAGATGGGGGTACCATAACACGCGAAATTGATGGCCATAGTTTTGACTTGGTTCGGGGAGCTACAGCATCACGCTGGACATTCATAATCGACAAAAAAGGAACAATTGTTTATAAGAACACAGACGTTGATGCAAGTAAAGACTCTGCCGAAATATTGGATTTTCTCAAAAACAATTCTTAA
- a CDS encoding BamA/TamA family outer membrane protein has product MKYFLIIIALIFGTLFCFAQENLMISNVKFQGNEYMQSSQLKDEIAIEGSSWVKRKIFGKEPVYYSRTLYNDDIARLRIFYQKEGYLNVQFDEPELTVNKKNQVAITFFIQEGEPVTISNISFRVDSTKKLDNVLHPKDKRKLLLQTQVNTSKIFRDEAVNNDKQLIAEAFFDYGYPYTTVEQSLDVDTITNTTALQWDIDRGKLAYIGETTISGNDRVPSKSILRQVAYVEGEVWSKKKIDQTQKQIYSQGNYRVASIRTKMGEEQADTIPLQIFIREAPRWSVRFGVGYGREDKLRAFTDVQYLGFLTHTGRLNLYAKRSGLEPYNVYLKFSQPSFLVPINTLTIHPFIQEQDEPGYKLQRMGASLTFLQNFSKELNTSIGLIYEDVEQDTSQYFGESGAIYDESIYSKTGLVVGAIYNNADPILDPVQGYSVSFNIKTNDVLFAGNIPFYRILTEYKTYFGIQRGVVLAFKGKIGGIKRTDNADFIPVEEKFFAGGSHSVRGWSRGDLGPHNEYGTPIGGNSLLEATTEFRFDLGRRLKFNLFMDAGNVWQKSFEYHITDLHYAAGAGLRIKTPMGPAGIDFARPVFDSDTKWQIHFNIGHSF; this is encoded by the coding sequence TTGAAATACTTCCTGATAATCATAGCATTAATTTTTGGCACATTATTCTGTTTTGCCCAGGAGAACCTGATGATAAGTAATGTAAAGTTTCAGGGGAATGAATATATGCAAAGCTCGCAGCTGAAGGATGAAATTGCCATTGAAGGAAGCTCGTGGGTTAAACGTAAGATTTTTGGGAAAGAACCGGTTTATTATTCCCGCACCTTATACAATGATGACATTGCCCGACTTCGAATCTTTTATCAAAAAGAAGGCTATTTGAATGTACAATTTGATGAGCCGGAGCTTACCGTAAATAAAAAGAACCAGGTTGCGATAACTTTTTTTATTCAGGAAGGTGAACCGGTAACCATTTCCAATATCTCGTTTCGGGTTGACAGCACTAAAAAATTGGACAATGTTTTGCACCCAAAAGACAAACGAAAACTTTTGCTGCAAACACAGGTAAATACTTCAAAAATATTTCGTGATGAAGCGGTGAATAATGACAAACAGCTAATTGCCGAAGCATTTTTTGATTACGGTTATCCGTATACAACGGTTGAACAAAGTTTGGATGTTGACACAATTACCAATACAACAGCATTGCAATGGGATATTGATCGTGGTAAGCTGGCTTATATTGGAGAAACAACCATAAGCGGAAACGATCGGGTGCCGTCAAAAAGTATACTTCGCCAGGTTGCTTATGTGGAAGGAGAGGTTTGGAGTAAAAAGAAAATCGATCAGACACAGAAACAAATCTACAGCCAGGGGAATTACAGGGTAGCTTCTATTCGCACAAAAATGGGTGAAGAACAAGCTGACACCATTCCGTTGCAAATATTTATCAGGGAGGCTCCGCGTTGGTCGGTACGGTTTGGTGTCGGTTACGGGCGCGAAGATAAACTCAGAGCTTTTACCGATGTGCAATACCTGGGTTTTCTGACTCACACGGGCCGTTTGAATTTATATGCCAAACGTTCGGGACTTGAACCCTACAACGTTTACCTCAAATTTTCGCAACCATCATTTCTGGTGCCCATAAATACTTTAACCATTCACCCTTTTATCCAGGAACAGGATGAGCCCGGATATAAACTACAACGAATGGGAGCCAGCCTGACTTTTCTTCAAAATTTCTCGAAAGAGCTGAATACTTCTATTGGGCTTATTTACGAAGATGTTGAGCAGGATACTTCCCAATATTTTGGAGAAAGTGGTGCTATATATGATGAATCGATATACAGCAAAACGGGACTGGTTGTGGGAGCGATTTACAATAACGCCGATCCGATCCTTGACCCGGTTCAGGGTTATTCTGTTTCGTTCAACATAAAAACAAACGATGTATTGTTTGCCGGAAACATTCCTTTTTACCGGATTCTGACCGAGTACAAAACTTATTTTGGAATACAGCGAGGAGTGGTGCTGGCATTTAAAGGAAAGATCGGGGGAATAAAACGAACCGACAATGCTGATTTTATTCCGGTGGAAGAGAAGTTCTTTGCCGGTGGAAGCCACTCGGTGCGCGGTTGGTCGAGAGGTGATCTTGGCCCGCACAACGAGTACGGTACTCCCATCGGAGGAAACAGTTTGCTGGAAGCCACCACAGAATTCAGGTTTGACTTAGGGCGAAGATTGAAGTTCAATTTATTTATGGATGCAGGTAATGTTTGGCAAAAGAGTTTTGAGTATCACATTACAGATCTTCATTACGCTGCCGGGGCAGGTTTGCGGATAAAAACGCCAATGGGGCCTGCCGGAATCGACTTTGCACGGCCGGTTTTCGACAGTGATACAAAATGGCAGATACACTTTAATATTGGTCACTCTTTCTAA
- a CDS encoding Gfo/Idh/MocA family oxidoreductase encodes MKNNLFNIAILGCGKVAHLHAKAIQNIPNARLSGVWSRTPETAKSFASQYDIEAFADISELVSEKEIDLAIVCTPHPFHLGPTLQAAEAGANVLVEKPLASTLADSDEMISVCKKHGVKLGVISQRRWYEPVKRIKTAIEDGKIGKPVFGTVNILGWRDKAYYDSDAWRGTWKMEGGGVLVNQAPHQLDILLWYMGEIDEVYGVSKNLNHPYIEVEDTAVAIIKFKNGGIGNIIVSNSTKPGIYGKVHVHGDNGASVGVQTDGGAMFIAGMSGILEPPVNDIWTVPGEEQYLDRWKKEDAAFFQSVDPTVYYMEKQIEDFLTALINNTDPLVSGEEGRKTVELFTAIYRSTRDNRPVKFPLQPETGRDDMDGRLL; translated from the coding sequence TTGAAAAATAATTTGTTCAACATAGCTATTCTGGGTTGCGGTAAAGTAGCTCATCTTCATGCGAAAGCCATCCAAAACATTCCTAATGCCCGGTTATCAGGAGTGTGGAGCCGAACCCCGGAAACGGCAAAAAGCTTCGCATCCCAATACGACATCGAAGCCTTTGCCGATATTTCAGAGCTTGTTTCCGAAAAAGAAATTGATCTGGCCATTGTTTGCACGCCTCATCCATTTCACCTCGGGCCAACCCTGCAAGCAGCTGAGGCCGGAGCTAATGTTTTGGTTGAAAAACCGCTGGCATCAACACTTGCTGATTCTGACGAAATGATAAGTGTTTGTAAAAAGCATGGTGTTAAACTCGGCGTTATCAGTCAGCGGCGTTGGTACGAGCCTGTAAAAAGAATAAAAACCGCGATAGAAGATGGTAAAATCGGAAAGCCTGTTTTTGGAACCGTAAACATATTGGGATGGCGCGATAAAGCTTATTACGATTCAGATGCCTGGCGGGGAACCTGGAAAATGGAAGGCGGCGGCGTTTTGGTCAACCAGGCGCCGCATCAACTGGATATTTTGTTATGGTACATGGGCGAAATTGATGAGGTTTATGGCGTTTCGAAAAACCTGAATCATCCCTACATCGAAGTGGAAGATACGGCGGTGGCCATTATAAAATTCAAAAATGGCGGCATTGGCAACATCATCGTTAGTAATTCGACCAAACCCGGAATTTACGGGAAAGTACATGTGCATGGCGACAATGGTGCCTCGGTGGGTGTTCAAACCGATGGAGGAGCCATGTTTATAGCCGGAATGTCGGGAATACTGGAACCTCCTGTAAACGATATCTGGACGGTTCCCGGGGAGGAGCAATACCTCGACCGATGGAAAAAAGAAGATGCTGCTTTTTTTCAATCAGTAGATCCAACGGTTTATTACATGGAAAAACAAATTGAAGATTTTTTGACGGCTTTAATCAATAATACCGATCCGTTGGTAAGCGGAGAAGAAGGGCGAAAAACAGTGGAGTTGTTTACTGCAATTTATCGATCAACACGCGACAACCGGCCGGTGAAATTTCCACTTCAACCTGAAACAGGGCGAGATGATATGGACGGAAGGCTGTTATAA
- a CDS encoding GNAT family N-acetyltransferase, producing MTFTFKHFTELTTSELYDILQLRAEIFVVEQDCVYNDIDGLDNDAIHQFLVKDGQIVAYSRLLKPGTRFNDYSIGRVVVKESERGTGLGFQMMEEAKTYILENWKPDKIKISAQKYLRKFYEDLGFKVVTDEYLEDGIPHYGMLFINKAS from the coding sequence ATGACTTTTACATTCAAACATTTCACAGAACTCACTACATCCGAGCTTTACGATATCTTACAACTTCGGGCCGAGATTTTTGTGGTTGAACAGGACTGTGTTTACAACGATATAGATGGACTGGATAATGATGCCATCCACCAGTTTTTGGTAAAAGACGGACAAATTGTGGCCTACTCGCGTTTACTAAAACCGGGTACGCGTTTTAACGATTACTCCATTGGGCGTGTTGTGGTGAAAGAATCAGAGCGCGGAACAGGGCTGGGATTTCAGATGATGGAAGAAGCCAAAACTTATATTCTGGAAAACTGGAAGCCCGATAAAATAAAAATCAGCGCACAAAAATACCTGCGTAAATTTTACGAAGACCTGGGATTTAAAGTTGTTACCGATGAATACCTTGAAGATGGCATTCCGCACTACGGAATGCTGTTTATAAACAAAGCCAGTTAA
- a CDS encoding galactitol-1-phosphate 5-dehydrogenase translates to MKALVLENYNELVYKEVAEPVPAKNEVLVKVKACGICGSDVHGMDGSTGRRKPPLIMGHEASGVIAALGSEISGWNVGDRVTFDSTIYPLNDWYTLNGHYNLSENRQVLGVSPGTYKKHGAFAEYVTVPEHILYKLPDNVSFEQAAMVEPAAVALHAIKQSGFQLGESAAVVGAGMIGLFLVQLLSLSNASPLFAIDIESSKLDMAKKFGAEIVLNPDKNDLIKEVFARTNSRGIDHVFEAVGIESTVNKAIEIVRKGGKVVLVGNLSANINFPLQSVVTREIKVLGSCAIRGEYETVLQLIDSGRIKVNDMISAVAPLSEGADWFKRLYNKEPGLKKVILVP, encoded by the coding sequence ATGAAGGCACTGGTACTGGAAAATTACAATGAATTGGTTTATAAAGAGGTTGCCGAACCCGTTCCGGCCAAAAATGAAGTACTCGTAAAAGTAAAAGCCTGTGGAATTTGCGGCTCCGATGTGCATGGGATGGACGGTAGCACCGGAAGAAGAAAACCACCGCTAATTATGGGACACGAAGCTTCGGGGGTTATCGCAGCTCTCGGAAGCGAAATTTCAGGTTGGAATGTTGGCGACAGGGTAACCTTCGACTCAACGATATACCCCTTAAATGACTGGTACACCTTGAATGGGCACTACAATTTAAGTGAGAACAGACAAGTACTTGGCGTGTCGCCGGGAACATACAAAAAACACGGTGCTTTTGCCGAATATGTAACAGTACCCGAGCATATTTTGTACAAACTACCCGATAATGTTTCGTTTGAACAGGCGGCCATGGTCGAACCCGCTGCCGTTGCGCTTCATGCCATTAAACAATCCGGGTTTCAACTGGGCGAAAGTGCTGCAGTTGTAGGTGCCGGAATGATTGGTTTATTCCTTGTTCAACTTTTGTCGCTTTCCAATGCCTCACCTCTTTTTGCTATTGACATTGAAAGTTCAAAACTGGATATGGCCAAAAAATTTGGTGCTGAAATAGTCTTAAATCCTGACAAAAACGATCTGATAAAAGAGGTTTTTGCACGAACAAATTCACGCGGAATCGACCATGTTTTTGAGGCCGTAGGCATTGAGTCGACAGTTAATAAGGCTATTGAAATTGTGAGAAAGGGAGGCAAAGTGGTACTGGTTGGAAACCTTTCTGCCAACATCAATTTTCCGCTGCAAAGTGTAGTTACCCGCGAAATAAAAGTTTTGGGGAGTTGCGCCATCAGGGGAGAATATGAAACAGTGCTTCAACTCATTGATTCCGGTAGAATTAAGGTGAATGATATGATCTCGGCTGTTGCACCTTTATCAGAGGGTGCCGATTGGTTTAAGCGGCTTTACAACAAAGAACCCGGTTTGAAAAAAGTTATTCTTGTACCATAA
- the mfd gene encoding transcription-repair coupling factor, whose amino-acid sequence MRKTQVLETTTFLKYFEGHSAIAGVVKKAAAPPGEKIHLHGIIGSAKTVLLARVFQEIQKNCVVLLNDREEAAYFFDDLNNLGFAENTLFLPSSYKRSVQYDNPEQENIVQRTEVLNLLSAAEKPYFVISYPEAIIEKVISNESLENNTLQVKSGDKISIDFINEFLYEYGFERVDFVYEPGQFSVRGSIVDIFSFSHEDPFRLDFFGDEVDSIRSFDIENQLSKERLNHITIVPNIQNSSVEGERVSFIEFQEKESLWFGNNTNQFVDRIAELHRQTIIAREEEDIVDLLLTPAELEKQLKAKTVLDFGNDLAFSPDEKIEFATSSQPVFNKNFELLGSNLTEHRKNGYELFILSSQGKQIERLQSIFNDTDVKVSFNPVSFVLHEGFIDHELKACFYTDHQIFERYHRFKLKNRKAQREAISLKELNKLHPGDYVVHIDHGIGKFAGLARTEVNGKMQEAIRLVYKDNDSLLVSIHSLHRISKYKGKDGGEPKINKLGTGAWQKMKNRTKSKVKDIAKELIALYAQRRAEKGYAFSHDSYLQTELEASFIYEDTPDQEKSTAAVKEDMEKIMPMDRLVCGDVGFGKTEIAIRAAFKAVTDSKQVAVLVPTTILAFQHFKTFTERLQDFPVKIDYVSRLKSTAQVKAALKDVADGKTDIIIGTHRLVSKDVKFKDLGLLIIDEEQKFGVSVKEKLKQFKVNVDTLTLTATPIPRTLQFSLMGARDLSIIQTPPPNRYPIVTEVHGFNDQMIKEAILYEMDRNGQVFFIHNRVQNIYEVEETIKRIVPDAKTVVGHGQMEGPKLEKVMLDFINGKFDVLIATTIIESGLDIPNANTIIINHAQNFGLSDLHQLRGRVGRSNKKAFCYLIAPPLSTVSAEARRRLQAIEQFSELGSGFNIAMQDLDIRGAGNMLGAEQSGFIADIGFETYHRILNEAIQELKHDEFKDLFAEEDKEQSQAFLNIKYVNDCTIDTDMELLFPSDYIPGNSERMMLYRELDNIENKEELDHFTKGLQDRFGELPRESRELIDILPLRWKAIDLSMERIILKNKKMICYFVSDQKSSFYQSGDFIKIVQYVQKGKSKGRMKETNGKLTLSFSNVPNVETADYILREIIDEAKS is encoded by the coding sequence TTGCGCAAAACTCAGGTTTTGGAAACAACCACGTTTCTAAAATATTTCGAGGGGCATAGCGCTATAGCCGGAGTGGTAAAAAAGGCTGCTGCCCCCCCGGGTGAAAAAATTCACCTGCATGGGATTATTGGGTCTGCCAAAACCGTTTTACTGGCAAGGGTATTTCAGGAAATTCAGAAGAACTGTGTTGTATTGCTTAACGACCGCGAGGAAGCCGCCTATTTTTTCGACGACCTGAATAACCTTGGTTTTGCTGAAAACACACTGTTTTTGCCTTCGTCGTACAAACGATCGGTGCAATACGATAATCCGGAACAGGAAAACATTGTGCAACGCACCGAAGTGTTAAACCTGCTTTCGGCGGCAGAAAAGCCTTACTTCGTTATTTCGTATCCCGAGGCGATCATTGAAAAAGTGATCTCAAACGAAAGCCTCGAAAACAATACGCTGCAGGTAAAAAGTGGCGATAAAATTTCTATCGATTTTATTAACGAGTTTTTATATGAATATGGTTTCGAGCGGGTAGACTTTGTGTATGAACCCGGTCAGTTTTCGGTGCGCGGAAGTATTGTCGACATCTTTTCGTTTTCGCACGAAGATCCGTTTCGCCTTGATTTTTTTGGCGATGAAGTAGATTCTATCCGAAGTTTCGATATCGAAAACCAGCTTTCGAAAGAGCGCTTAAACCATATTACGATTGTTCCGAACATTCAAAACAGTTCGGTGGAAGGCGAGCGGGTTTCATTTATCGAATTTCAGGAGAAAGAAAGCCTGTGGTTTGGCAATAACACCAACCAGTTTGTTGACCGGATTGCAGAACTGCACCGCCAAACTATTATCGCGCGCGAAGAAGAAGATATTGTTGATCTGCTTTTAACTCCTGCCGAATTAGAAAAGCAACTAAAGGCAAAAACCGTTTTAGATTTTGGTAACGACCTGGCTTTTTCTCCTGATGAAAAGATTGAGTTTGCTACTTCGAGCCAGCCGGTTTTCAACAAAAATTTTGAACTGCTGGGCTCAAACCTGACCGAACACCGGAAAAACGGCTACGAACTTTTTATTCTTTCCAGCCAGGGAAAACAGATAGAGCGCCTGCAATCGATTTTTAACGATACAGATGTTAAAGTTTCGTTTAACCCGGTAAGTTTTGTGTTGCACGAAGGTTTTATCGATCACGAACTAAAAGCCTGTTTTTACACCGACCACCAGATTTTTGAGCGCTACCACCGTTTTAAATTGAAAAACCGAAAAGCGCAACGCGAGGCAATTTCATTAAAGGAACTGAATAAACTGCACCCTGGTGATTATGTGGTTCACATCGATCACGGAATTGGAAAATTTGCAGGATTGGCGCGCACTGAAGTGAATGGCAAAATGCAGGAAGCCATTCGTTTGGTTTATAAAGATAACGACTCGCTTTTGGTAAGTATTCATTCGCTGCACCGCATTTCGAAATACAAAGGCAAAGACGGTGGCGAGCCCAAAATTAACAAACTGGGTACCGGCGCTTGGCAAAAAATGAAAAACCGCACCAAGTCGAAGGTGAAGGACATTGCCAAAGAACTGATTGCCCTGTATGCCCAACGACGCGCTGAAAAAGGTTATGCGTTTTCACACGATTCGTACCTGCAAACCGAGCTGGAAGCATCGTTTATTTACGAAGACACACCCGACCAGGAAAAGTCAACAGCAGCCGTAAAAGAGGACATGGAAAAAATTATGCCGATGGACCGTCTGGTTTGTGGTGATGTTGGTTTTGGGAAAACAGAAATTGCCATCCGGGCAGCTTTTAAAGCCGTTACCGACAGCAAACAGGTAGCTGTTTTGGTACCGACAACCATACTGGCATTTCAGCATTTTAAAACCTTTACCGAACGTTTGCAGGATTTTCCGGTAAAGATTGATTACGTAAGCCGCCTAAAATCTACTGCCCAGGTAAAAGCAGCATTAAAAGATGTTGCCGACGGAAAAACCGATATCATTATTGGTACACATCGTTTGGTAAGTAAAGACGTTAAGTTTAAAGACCTGGGATTGCTGATTATTGATGAAGAGCAGAAATTTGGCGTTTCGGTAAAAGAAAAACTGAAGCAGTTTAAAGTAAATGTTGATACCTTAACTTTAACAGCGACACCAATTCCGCGTACTTTGCAATTTTCGCTAATGGGTGCGCGCGATTTGTCGATTATTCAAACACCGCCACCAAACCGTTACCCCATTGTAACTGAAGTTCATGGCTTTAACGATCAGATGATAAAAGAAGCCATCCTGTACGAGATGGACAGAAACGGTCAGGTTTTCTTTATTCACAACCGCGTTCAGAATATTTACGAAGTTGAAGAAACGATAAAACGTATTGTTCCGGATGCAAAAACAGTGGTTGGCCACGGACAAATGGAAGGCCCGAAGCTGGAGAAAGTGATGCTCGATTTTATAAATGGCAAGTTCGATGTGTTGATTGCCACTACAATTATCGAATCGGGGCTTGACATACCAAACGCAAACACTATAATAATTAACCACGCACAAAATTTTGGATTAAGCGACTTGCACCAGCTACGAGGACGTGTTGGCCGCTCGAACAAAAAAGCGTTCTGTTACCTGATTGCTCCGCCGCTTTCAACGGTTAGTGCCGAAGCACGCAGGCGTTTGCAGGCCATCGAACAGTTTTCGGAATTGGGCAGCGGTTTTAACATTGCCATGCAAGACCTCGATATTCGTGGCGCCGGAAATATGCTTGGCGCCGAACAAAGTGGTTTTATTGCCGACATTGGTTTCGAAACTTATCACCGGATTTTAAACGAGGCCATTCAGGAATTAAAGCACGACGAGTTTAAAGATCTGTTTGCCGAAGAAGATAAGGAACAATCGCAGGCCTTCCTGAATATAAAATACGTAAACGACTGTACCATCGACACCGACATGGAATTGCTTTTCCCAAGCGATTACATTCCGGGAAACTCGGAGCGCATGATGTTGTACCGCGAGTTGGATAACATCGAAAACAAGGAAGAGCTGGACCATTTTACCAAAGGATTACAAGACCGTTTTGGAGAACTTCCGCGCGAAAGCCGCGAACTGATCGACATTTTACCACTGCGTTGGAAAGCCATTGATTTGAGTATGGAAAGGATCATTCTGAAAAACAAAAAAATGATCTGCTACTTTGTTTCCGACCAAAAATCGTCGTTCTACCAATCGGGCGATTTTATTAAAATTGTGCAGTACGTGCAAAAAGGAAAATCGAAAGGCCGGATGAAGGAAACAAATGGAAAACTTACACTCAGTTTTTCAAATGTTCCGAATGTGGAAACAGCTGATTATATACTTCGGGAGATTATTGATGAAGCAAAAAGTTGA
- a CDS encoding gluconate:H+ symporter has product MSTFFIFFLVTSAVALLLLMVLKLKISAFISLLIISIYVGILTGMPLNDILQSIQDGMGSTLGFVATVVGLGAIFGQMLESSGGAISLAHSLVKKFGKEKASWAMVITGFIVAIPVFLDVGFIILVPIIYALSKDTQKSLLYYGIPLLAGLAVTHSFIPPTPGPVAVADILNAQLGWVIFFGVILGFPTAVIAGPLWGKYISKKIHILPPPEFLNSSEEEKEAKNLPSFRVIAFIISIPLVLILLNTLSSLLVEKGVIEKSAMTDSVEFIGHPFSALIIATLIAIYVLCVKRGMSKQTILDLSTKALGPAGIIILITGAGGVLKQILVDSGIGKMMAESMANSALPPILLAWILAAIVRVTQGSATVAMITAAGIIAPILSEFGLNDPQRALVVLSIASGATLLSHVNDSGFWLVGKYFGMNEKQTLQSWTVMESIIAVCGLAFTMLASMFV; this is encoded by the coding sequence ATGTCAACATTTTTTATTTTTTTCCTGGTCACCTCGGCAGTTGCACTCTTGCTTCTCATGGTGCTCAAATTAAAAATCAGTGCATTTATTTCATTACTTATCATTTCAATCTATGTTGGAATTCTTACCGGAATGCCGTTGAACGATATTCTCCAGAGCATTCAGGATGGTATGGGAAGCACGCTGGGTTTTGTGGCTACGGTGGTTGGACTTGGCGCCATCTTCGGTCAAATGCTTGAAAGTTCGGGAGGTGCCATTTCGCTCGCCCACTCTTTGGTAAAAAAGTTCGGAAAAGAAAAGGCATCATGGGCGATGGTGATCACCGGGTTTATTGTAGCCATTCCGGTTTTTCTCGATGTTGGTTTTATCATCCTGGTACCTATTATTTATGCCCTGTCGAAAGACACCCAAAAGTCGCTGCTTTATTACGGCATCCCTCTTTTAGCCGGACTTGCTGTTACTCACAGTTTTATTCCTCCAACGCCCGGCCCGGTTGCCGTTGCTGATATTTTGAATGCACAATTGGGCTGGGTGATATTTTTTGGTGTTATTCTTGGGTTTCCAACGGCGGTAATCGCGGGACCTCTCTGGGGAAAATACATTTCAAAGAAGATACACATTTTACCTCCCCCCGAGTTTTTAAATTCTTCCGAAGAAGAAAAAGAAGCCAAAAACCTTCCTTCGTTTCGCGTTATAGCATTCATTATTTCAATACCGCTTGTATTAATTTTACTAAATACCCTATCCTCTTTACTTGTTGAAAAAGGAGTGATCGAAAAATCAGCGATGACAGATAGTGTTGAGTTTATCGGGCATCCGTTTTCGGCGCTGATAATTGCCACTTTAATTGCCATTTATGTTTTGTGTGTAAAAAGAGGTATGTCAAAACAAACGATTCTCGATCTAAGCACCAAAGCACTTGGCCCGGCGGGTATTATTATCTTAATAACCGGTGCAGGAGGCGTGCTCAAACAAATATTGGTCGATTCAGGAATCGGTAAAATGATGGCCGAATCAATGGCAAACTCTGCACTCCCGCCTATTTTACTGGCCTGGATTTTAGCAGCTATTGTACGGGTAACACAAGGCTCGGCAACCGTTGCCATGATTACCGCTGCCGGGATTATTGCACCGATATTGAGCGAATTCGGGTTAAACGATCCGCAGCGTGCATTGGTGGTTCTGTCTATTGCATCGGGAGCAACTCTGCTGTCGCATGTAAACGATAGCGGATTTTGGCTGGTTGGCAAATATTTTGGCATGAACGAAAAACAAACCCTGCAAAGCTGGACGGTTATGGAATCGATAATTGCGGTTTGCGGACTGGCATTTACGATGTTGGCCAGTATGTTTGTTTAA